CACCAGAAATCTCTCCAGTGGACTGTGAGTTTGGTCTTGCTGAATTTAGTTTGTTCGGCTGCATAGGATTACATATCATAGGTTTACATATCATATCCAGATGACATATAGTATAGTAGCAAATATTACTCTCATAATTTGGATGGTTGTGCTGGTTGGCCTGTTTATGTAAAAATCAAAGCAAAATCATTATGAAAGCTTGTGTATGGACACACTCACATGTTTAGTCTGTGGAATGCTGCAATAAAAACTAGCAGACGCATGGCTATTTTTACCTGCCCGTCCCCTTAGACACCTACCTTAGCTTTGTTCTCATGGCTGATCAGCTCTTTACTTGCTTTAGCTGAAGTCGGCTTGATGGTTCCTTTGCCAACCTTTGCGTTCTTCTCGTTTTTGATGGCCTTGTCCACTTTTTCACCGTTGttcttctcctccttcctcGCCTTCTCCGCCCTGCCGTCTTTTTCGAGTTTCCCATTGTCCTCGCATTTATTGTTCTGTTTCTCAACGTCTTGGATCTTGTTTGAAATGTCTGTTGTCTTCACATCAGTCGTCTCTATCTTTTCATGTTTCTCTTCTTTCGCAGACCTTTCGTCCACCTTAGGAAAAGTGTCTTGAGTAGCGTTGTCTTTTTTCACTATGAAAAAGCAAGGTTTCATTTATGAAATATAGCCAGAATATACCTGTGTACAAACCATTTGTATGAGAGATTCGTATCTCAGTCTTCTTTGATTTACTAGGAATAGGACTATGACACTAGGAATACTTTGATAAGAGCAGGAAGTCTTCAGAGAGCGTGACTAATAATGTTaagcaataaaggaaaaaataattattttgacTCTTGTATTCATTACCATTTAAGCCCTTTAAAATGTACATCTCTCAGCCCTTTAACTAAATTTTGAAGTGGGAATTTATATCCCTGTGGTAAATATGGGTGGTAAACACTGCCAGTGACATTAAGGTTGCGTTTATCAAAAGggctacacccactacacagaGGGAAAGATATGTCTTACCTGTGTTTGTCCAGGGATCATCCATCAGTGCATGCcataaacataaaataaaaagaaaaaagaaattgCATTATTAACAGCTAAATCTATTGTAATTATTATTTTGGCATCAGTAAGCAAGGTGTCCAGTAGCCACTGAGGAAAATGAAAGATTTGAGTAAATTCTCAGAATAGAAGTCAGGTGGCGTGTCCTCGACTCGGTAAGAGCTAGAACTGAAATAGGCtatatttaaaatgttacagAACAGTGGATCATAAAATAACACTATCAATCCACTCAGGGCAAAAAGTGTCAAATACCACGTGATGAGACTACTCATGTGAGCCACGCAAAGGTGAGGGACCAGTGCGCTTTGGTGGTGCTTTGAGAAGAAGAGAAGCCTCCTGTTCTCCAGAAAAGAAAAGCTCAGTAAGTCCGTAGACATTAGCGTTCTGCTGGTGGAAGCAAGGCACAGCAATCTTTGTGTTACGACAGCATTGCCAGGTAATTACATGCAGGAGGTACCAGAGAACACAGGACAGCGAGACACAGAGCTTACGACGGGATGTCCAGTCACAGTAAACTGCCCAGAGAACATTCTGAATGACCATTAAGAGATGGAGTAGGTCATTACTGTAAAGCGTGGGCTACTGGAATATGATCAGAGATCTCATGCAGCACTGTGGTAGTCAGGCTCATACATTATTGGGAGTTCAGGGATTCAGATTTTGTTCATTTGGAGTAGTGCATCTGATAAACTGACTCaccacacagaaaacacacaatcTTATTTGTCTCCAAAACATGAAGTCCATGAGAAGTATCTGTATTCCTTAGATTGTTACTACTTTTCTAGTATTGTTTCTCTTATTGGTATTGTGTCTGTAGCGATACCTATAGGCCACAAATATAAAACTAGACTGCTGCTCAGGTGACCCCTGCTCAGGGAAGTAAAAGGAACCTGAGTGGtttattaattacataaataaataaaaaaaatataatgCACAATTATCACTGACTATAATATATGATTAATTtagataatatatatatatatatatatatatatatatatatatatatatatatatatatatatatatatatatatatatatacatacacacacacatatataactgaatcttaaaaaaaaaaacaatgaggcCATTAGAGTAGCTAAGTTAGGTCATTAATCATTTTTTCTCCTAAAAATGCTAGTGAAAGATTAAGTGAAATGGAATTCcctaacattttttaaataaggGACATTCAGGTGTTGGTGAATCTTTCTAGAAGATTATCCATTGGCGTTTGATGCTGTGACAACATAATGTGGCGAGGGCCACTGGATACAGATGGTCAGTTGAGTGGGTGGAGAGAAACTCGGCAAAGAATGCCATACCACATGTCACAAACTTTATTTAGTTTAAATTTACAGATGACAGAAAATGTGACATAGTtgaattgtgtgtatgtgtttggctTAATTGCATCTCCTTGTAGTTTTTTATTGTGTTGAAAGTCTTCATGATGTGTTTCGTAGTTACCGCCACCCATTCTCCCCATTCAGTTTCACTTCCTCTTGTCTGCTTGTTGCTGTGTGTCTTTTTAAAGACCTCGCTGTGTATTCAAGAGCAGTTTCCTTGAATATAAATGTCATTCTCATGTTTCTCTGCACCACTGCTATGTTAGCGTAGCCACTGTGCTAGGAGAACCTGAACAGTGCATCAATGAACTTGAAAGTGGGTGGTGAAGAAGTCATAGTCCGATGGCAGAGATAGAATGCATCTTCCAAGCTACAATGGTAAAGGCACTTGAAAACCATTCTCCAcaccagagagggagagattgaaGGGATAATATATTAAGGTGTTAGCAGGGAATCGAGCAAGATGGTTTAGCATGCACACCCAGAAGGCTGTACAGGAAGAACTAACTGGAACACTTCTTGAACACACTGGTGCTGAGGCAGCGTTTGCAGCCTGCCACACTGGCTAGCCGCCAAGTAGCTGCCACCATGACGAGGGCCTCCGATTGGCTGTTGTGTTGATGGTCCAGGAGGAGAGAGCCGGATCTATAAAGGACAATGTTCAGTGTTGTACGCCACAGCTAGGAAGATTGGCTACCACTACAGAATTTGAGCTGAGTGCAGCATAGAAGGGAATCAGCTCACTGTCACCACTGACACTAGTTCAATTATGTCACTGCAGTGATACACCTGATGACTACGATCATCTAACTCCATCTAAGTCCAGCCGAGTGAACatgagggggaggaagagattTCTGGTAATGGTTCTGATTAGTTCTGGTTCACACCTATGGTAATGGTTCTCTGAGTTCTGGTTCACACCTATGAAGGGTGCATGCATACCCAACTTGGACATCCTTGTGACAGTCAGGGCCATGCTTGACCTGAAGGATAGGCTGAGCTTTAAGATGGCAGACAGTCAGAGATCCCTGGTGATATGGCCCTCACTTTCCGTGGGGGGAAAGTCCCGACTCTGGAGAAGCTGAACATGCAGTGTTAGAGCTGGATAGTGGATTTGAGGTGGCAGGCGTGGTGTTAGGCTGAAGGCACAACAGCGTTTCATGGGTAAAGGCCCTAGAGCTGCAGGAGTAGAATATGTAGAGAGCCTGTTGGTGGATCCGTGAGGGTTATGGGCAGCACACTTGAACAGCACTCTTGTCAACATGATCAGTGCGGCAGATAAAGGAGAAAGCTGAAAGCATGAAAAACATGCGAATACAGATGAGGCCTGTAGGATGCTGGAGGCGGCGTGTGAACTGCGGTTTCTGTAGCTTCGGCTGCAGAAATAATGGCTGCTGGCCATTTCCAGGGTGACGGTAAAAGACTGAGAACTCTGCACAGTACTCAAGACTGTGCTCCCACTGGCTTACAAAGAAGCCGTGGAGAGAAAGTGAAGGAAACAGCGGCTACAGGTGAATGCAGTGCGGCGGTGGTACATGCTGCTGAATGTTGGTGAGTTGTGGAGTTTGGATACGTACTAATCTTTCTGATCTCCATTCTCAGCTATGTGAGCCAAAAGCTGGTGATTCCTAAACCAGTTTCCCATGAATCTTCAGTGACATTGCTGAACACAAGAGCGAGACTGAGTGATGACAGGCAGCGGAAGGATTTTATTAAAGAAAACGTTTTAGGGAAGCTTAAGAGCAGTGCAGTAGGCAAGGAGTCAAGCTCGAGAGACATGCAAGTGACTCAAGTTCAAAAGATGTAGCAGAGCACTAAGCTTCAGGATCTATAGGAATCTGTGGAGGTTAAACAGGAGTAATGGAGACCAGGTGAAGGCAACCATTAATAAACTGGTGATCATGAACAATGAAGTGGTTGTGAGGTGGgattggtgctggtgtgagtggacCAGGGTGTGACACCTGCTAATTTGTTAGTGTTTTAGAAACGTGGGTTGTTGTCTTTCTGCTTGTTGCTGTGTGTGAGTTTTTTGAAGGCCTCACTGTTTAATAATGAGCATTTTTATTGAGAAGACATTGTATTCTCTGGTTCTTCTTCTGTGTCGTCACCacaatattattatttaatataatttttttgtcACTGGCTTGACATTGGTGATGTAGCTAAACCTAGTCAGTGTTTTAAATCCAGGCTTGTTTCATTCTGTAATATTTAATAACAATATTACTAGGAACATGAATCAAGGTTAAAAAGGTTAATTTTGACTACAGCATAACTTTATGAAAGACAAAAAAAGTTGCCTGATATGTGAATGGTAATTGTATCATGTCTAAATAAAGATTTAATGACATGCTTGTAGGACACTTTATATGAACAACACCACAGTATGTTAACACTACTGCAAGTGAACAAAGAGTGACCTCCCAACAATACAACTTTTGAACAAAGAATGACTCAGTGATACATGAGATATTTTTGACTGCTCTTAGCATGAACTGCAGCGAGTCAGGTTCAGATGCCCCGTTATGAGAAAAGAGTTTAAAACCTCTTTAATGAATAAGATGTTCTACAGTGAGTTACTGTGACCTAAAATTGGTCTATTGTTTTAAGCTATAGATATAGCTAAGCAGGGAAGGGCCCACCTCACTGAGCCATGCATTAAGGAAATTATCTCCACATATTCTTCATTATCACCAACCTTTCAGTTGGGGGGACTTGGCCAGCAGGGGCTCCTGGTGCTTTGTGAGTGAACTGAAGGAGGCCGGAGTGGCATTGTTTTGGTCTACTACAATGCTGTGTGTGACTGGAGGAGATGGACCACTCGCGGTTTGAACGTTCTGGAAGGTTGTGGTGTCTGGGAAGCTTGTGGTGGGATGTGCAGGAGCTGTGAGGCCAGAGGTGAGATCAGGGGATGCGTGTGAGGACACAGCTACCACCGGGCTGCTCTGAGATGGTTCAGGCCTGTTGGACAACAATGTGGCATTTCCCTGACTTGCTGCTGTTGGCGTGACTGAGTTAGGTAAAGTTTTGAGAGTGACGGTATCTGGTGTTAACGAAGACGCACTCCCTTGCTCAGCACTAATGATAGAAGGGGATCTGATCGCATGCACATCACGAGCAGAAACGTCCACGTCTCGGATCGTTGCAGGACTTGAGTCAGGTGCAGGAGAGGGACTACTGGGATTGGCCGGGGTGGACCACTCCTCGGGGAGCTTTTTTCTGCTTTTATTTTTCCTGGCTTGGATCCGTCCTCCACCCCACTCTCGAATTTCACTCTTCCAGTTCTCTCCCTGACTGGGTGGAGAAGAAGCTTCCTGGCTGGAGCTTCTCGATGGGGTTTTCTCAGGAGATCGGAGGCTTTCCAAGAGACCACAGACCTCTTCCCTGCTTTCACATTCTGTGTCTCCTTCTGATGTGGCATGTCGATCCTGAAATCCTTGGAAACCCAAAGGCTCAGGGGGACTCTGCTCTGCTTTGCTGGGGGAATGGGACAACTCTGTGGATAGCGTGTCCTCACCTGGCCAATGGTGTCCCCTTACTTCTTGGTGtacaaagaggaagaggaagtgtcATTTAGTGTGTCTACCATGCCAATAATGTGAACAAAGGTAATCAAATATGTACCACAACACAATATGAAAAGTATGCCATAGGCTGGATCTGGGGATGTATCCACCATAATCTCTTACAGAGAGCCAACATGAATGGCAGAACTGCAGATCAAAACATCCACCGTTTGACTCTGAATAGAAGACAGATGATCAATTTGCAACGTCTCAGAACTTAATACCTAATATCCTTTTGTGAAAGATGTGAAAGACATTCAAATGATCAAGACTGCTTGATTTCCGATACAAAGACAGTCTGTTTGGAAATGTGGTAAATACTAAATACAGATAAGCAATGCTATATATTTTCATCATGATGGTTCCTTTCACTCTTGTCTTTTTGGATACCTTAGCATCACACAGCATATGCATCAGAAGAAAATGCATCTGAGGTATTTTAGGTTATAAAAGGTATTTCAATAAAATTTCAGTGCTAAAATGGAAGGGGCATAATTAAACGAATACCTTAACAAAATGGAGCTGAAATTCTAATTGTGGTCATTATGTTGACTCCTAAATGAGAAAGTCATTTAGCTAACTTAAATGAGACTGAATCTCACTCTGAAATCAAATACTAACCAGAAATGTCACTTAATAATTGAACATGTGCCCAATCTCCCTCCAAAGGACACAACGATAGCCAATCTATCTATCAACTTAGCCAATCAAAATTCTAGAAATGGAAATCATTAGTTAAAATTTAATGTCTTTCTTACCTGTGTAAGTGAGGTACTTTATGTAGAGTTGTTATTACCTGCAGAGTTGTCCAAGGAGATATAAGGGCTTGTGTCAGAGGATTTACTGGGTGCCTGGATTTTTTTGGGCGATTCCATGGCATACAGAGTAGATGTCTTCTGAGGTTCCACCAAGCTGGGAGACTTAGAGTACTGGAATGGGGCCACATCCATGTTGATATCAGCACTCACATTCATTCTCGGTTGGGAGAACCCTATACAGCATAACAGCAGAAATGTATTGCATGAAAATGACTGGCCATAGAATGAGAAAACACATTGGTAACTGAAGCCTCAAGTTCCAGTTTATGCAATATTGCCCGGATACATAAAACCACTGCTATGCAATTAGTCCTCTATCCTGAAGGATATTGGACTTTTTCAGAGAAAATTACCGCTATGATGGGAAACCAAGATTTATATGATAAATGCCTCCCACACCTAGTACAACTGAATGGTCACAGTCCGATAGAATAAACTTTGGCGGTAAACTGTTGGAAAACATGTCAAGTAATAGTAATCTCATTTAGAAATCACAAATTAACCTATTACTGAGTTGACTGGATGGTGTTAACATAAAAAGAACAAGCTAAAATGTTGTTTAAATATACATTATCATTAAGAATTCATTGTAACAGTTAAATGCTTAGCTATTTAGCAGACATTGTGTGGTACAGGGGACTAGTTGAAGGACTATAACACACCATACTGTACTTGTTCTATAGTTGTGAGTAAATCTGCAATAACAAATAAAGACCAAATGAAGCCAGAAGTTTCATGGACCCAGTCCTTACCCAGAAAGCCTGGGTTGCAGGTCTGTTTTTCTGCTCCCCCAGGACACTGGCCCCCAGTCTGGATTCCAGAAATGAACCCTGGGAAGGCAGAAATTAACTAATGCACATTTTGCAGAACATACTGAGCTTGGCCTCTTTGTTAAAGGCATAATTAACAGGGTAGTCAGCTAGAGggaagagacaggcagagagtgCAGACCCATTACTATAGTTACGCAATTGGCTGTGACCATCCCAGTTTCTGTACAGAAACATTGTGTCTGTGCTAGGTGCAACTGAGACAAGGATGCACAGTAAACCTAACCCTCCTCCAGTTGTGAATTAGACCCATTTGTttgattattattctattctattctattattGTTCTATACATGTTTTTTTCTAATGATTTTGAGCTGAGCTCTTTATTGACATGTCTATTAAggatttatttgtttatattaCAGTTTGCTTCCTAATGCAGCACACCTTAATATCATTTTTTCCAAGCAATGCATCCTGATTCAAAAGCACACACTGAAATTGTATTCGACATGTTGTGATGGAACTCACCCCCTACCCCTAAAGGTAAACAGAAATTATTCTTAAGAAACGTTGTGCTAGGTTTTTAACTCAAACAttaatcattaataaacattttcCTATCATtaataattattgataatgtAGCACATCACAGGCTAAACAAAAACAATCATAATTAAATGTAATTACATTTAGATTTAAATGGTGTTTCTATAGGTTTAGCTTACAAATGATGAGAAACAATGGTTTTAAGCATGtgttaaaaacactgaatatcaGTTATGAACAAAATGGTGTTTCTCACCTTCCCTCTTCCCATCCATGCTATCCACACTGTCACTAACTTTGCTGTTAAAGCTTTTTGCCTCTGGGCCAGCCAAGAAGTCTTTCTTCAGTAAGCTATCTTGAACTGACTTCGGAGCAGCGTCTGTGTGAGCATCACGAAAGCTAAAATCCATTCTCCTGAAGTGGGGGAAAACCAGAGACATAACATCTGACCAAAGAAAAATTGCATATTTGCTAGATGTTACAAACTGGggcttttttatttgtttgctcATTTATTGTAGTAAGATAGCATTTAGAAGAACTACAGATTAACTTAGTTTAACAGATTTTTCTGATAGAATTATTTATGACAAGACATTTCATTTAAGATATTAGAATACAGacgtacaaacaaacaaactgcaGTCAAAGTTTATGCTCTTCTCAAATTATAGCATTGCGTTATGggaaacacaaaaacagatcAGCTCTAGACTACAGAGGAATTTAAGTGAACCATCACTCATTGGCTGCGTGGTAAATGACAAATCGTTGACCAGGTAAAAAAAACTGAACACTAAAATAATTACGCATGATAATTATTTAGTGGCGTGGGGTAAGATTCGCTTTTCAATGTCAGACGAGGTTGTTCGCTGTCTCGTCGTGTTTTCTGGCGCAGTTGCTACCTCTGACGTCACAGCCAGCGCTCCTCTCGCGCTCCTGCCCTTTGACTAGATGATGACTGGCGCAGCGCACGGGCCTACTACCAGGGTACCACTCTAATGCAAAACTCACATGGTGTCGGAGGGTTGCTGCGGACACCCGCCCGGCGCATCTCCAATCATCTGCAACATTGCCGAACCccccaacaaaaacaaaatccatCTCTGCCATTCCACATTTCTTTAAGAGGAGACGACGCGTGTTTTTCATTTATAATCATTAACCTGTCTATACAATATTAGTGCGTGCATGCGAACAGCAGTTCTCCCAAGACATTCAATAACTGCCAGTCAATGTCAATGGACTACATCCGCGCGCTCGTCAGCCGATTGCATTCGTTTGCACGAGCTTGCGTTCAGCGCGCCGTTACCTGCTATTTCAGCTCATTACGATTAATCAATTCTCACCGTCGATCATTTTGCACTACCTCGTTGATTTCTAGTGACAGACCGCTATAATTCAATATCTGTTTTAAAGGCCCACTCACCGCTACTGGATTCTTAAAGTGTAATAAATGGTTATTATCCCTGTTCTTCGTCTGGTCCACCTTCGCGCACAGTGCGTCTGTATGagcgcagacacaaacacaccccgccCCTTGCACCGCTCAACCAATCACAGCCAGGAAATGTGTCTCGCGCCTCTCAGCCACTTGTCGCATTAGTCAGGCACCATGAATGTAGCTTCTGGTCTTCAGACATGCTTTTATTGCGTATCTTCTGTGAACGGTAAATAAACGATACgtttatactttcatatacatgtttTAGTTAAAGCGGAAGGCAGTGAATGAGCAGTATGTCCTCACATGGTGTAAAACAGCAATTGGTATCTTACGACatggttttctgttttattttggaCGCGAGGTGGGCGTGATATTTGCCATGCCTGTCTGTTTACAGCGAACCTATTAGACGACGAGACAGCATACATAAGGCGGAGTCCAATTATGTGCAGTTGTGAGCTGTCCTATGGTATTCCTGATCCCGGGACGTTACTCAAAATAAATAAGTTTgagttgttgcgttgtgttaaAAATAAATCTGTAGATGTATCTTACCTACAGTGAAAGAGCTTAGTCAGGTAAAGGTAGCAGAAAGTGTTATCTTCTGCAAAGTTCAGCACTTATATCTAAAACGGAGTCAACTTAGTACACATAAAATTTATGAAAGACTTGGATGTTGAActacatattttagccaaaacCATATCTTAAACatgaacaaaacacacacacacgcacacacacatacgcacacacacacacacacacacacacacacacacacggaacaaAAACAAGGCAAATACGGTGTACATGAAATTCCTCACATTGTCCTTGTCCGAAAATAATCTGTAATCCTGGGTTTGACAAATCTTGCATGAAATTAGTAatgcatgaaaaaaaaaaagatcaactGGATTAAGGTGTGGGATTCAGTCTGTCAGAAACATCACTATGAAACAGCATTAACAAGTTGTAAAAAAGATTACTATACTTAAACTAcaactatatactatatattatatataaatacttATATTACTATAAATACACAAGCATGTAAAAGGTGGAAGaccatttaaacattttaaaagctcAACAAATGTGTAAATTTCCCAAAGATATGAGGAAGGTTGAGGCTTATTCCAACAAGCTTAATGCATAAGATCTGCTTTTGTCAAATGAAAATATTTTGGTGACATTTGGGTATTACTTGACATAGATGTTATGAGGACAATAAACTTGACAAAAGTAGCTTTGGACAACGTTTTATGAAATCTGATATTGATTGGAATAATTCtttataaatgtttaaatatatttatgtcAGTTGTCATGACAGGCAGGCAGATATCATCTATGGTTCTATCAAGTTCTCTTCAGCAAAGTATTACCAATAGATATTTTCCCCAGGAACTGTAATTAATACCTTTGAATAGCTGTAATTTCAGTTGTATATTTGTGACTtctgaataaaataaaaagctgcTTTTTCCCCACTATGTATCCGTTATAGGAAGATTTCTTTGTGCAGAGAAATAATCCAGGACTGTCCACATCTTTTCAAATGATTCAGCTCACAGTCAGGTTCCTAATTAACAGCCTCACAATAGCTGATTGAAACTCAGGAAGAGCATGCTAAAAGAAAATGATTATTGCAACCGCATCACTGATCAGCAAGGTGTACTGTAGTTATACAGGTGCTGGACAAAGTAATGGAAACACTAAGAACATTTCTTTCACTGTAGAGTGTCTGTGGTGCAGTCCATTGACCTTGTACTCAATTATCTGACTATGCAGAGCAATCACTAGACCTCCATTCACTAGTACATCCACATGAAGTAAAAAGGCCAAAAGATAACGTCTCcttcattgcttcatttttCATTGCTCATGGGTTGAGGTTTTCTATATTTCCAAATGAAAACTCATCTTGTATTGACTAATTCTTTTTCAATTTGCTGTTCACATTTGAGACAAAGATTTGTGGCATTTAGCACTTCTCAAATTGAAAATATCTTATATTTGTGATCTTCTGGAGGTGAATATCTGTGGGATTGTAGTCCATGAAGGCATTTTCACTACATATTTATGAAAGGTTAAAGATGCATTTGGCTTATTTGGATatttttcaaattttttttgTAGTGAAGTGTACTTGTGAGAACCACTGTCAAATGGATTTTGATTCCTATAATTAGCTTTCACATCTTGTATGTAGTACCATGGTTTCTAATTCCACCCTTGTCATCCTGAACTACAACAGGGGCGGTGCTGGAATCTGCCATGATATTGAGCCTATTTCCCTCAGAGATGTTTGACCTGGTATTCTaaac
This sequence is a window from Brachyhypopomus gauderio isolate BG-103 chromosome 16, BGAUD_0.2, whole genome shotgun sequence. Protein-coding genes within it:
- the map4l gene encoding uncharacterized protein map4l isoform X2 encodes the protein MDFSFRDAHTDAAPKSVQDSLLKKDFLAGPEAKSFNSKVSDSVDSMDGKREGFISGIQTGGQCPGGAEKQTCNPGFLGFSQPRMNVSADINMDVAPFQYSKSPSLVEPQKTSTLYAMESPKKIQAPSKSSDTSPYISLDNSAVRGHHWPGEDTLSTELSHSPSKAEQSPPEPLGFQGFQDRHATSEGDTECESREEVCGLLESLRSPEKTPSRSSSQEASSPPSQGENWKSEIREWGGGRIQARKNKSRKKLPEEWSTPANPSSPSPAPDSSPATIRDVDVSARDVHAIRSPSIISAEQGSASSLTPDTVTLKTLPNSVTPTAASQGNATLLSNRPEPSQSSPVVAVSSHASPDLTSGLTAPAHPTTSFPDTTTFQNVQTASGPSPPVTHSIVVDQNNATPASFSSLTKHQEPLLAKSPQLKVKKDNATQDTFPKVDERSAKEEKHEKIETTDVKTTDISNKIQDVEKQNNKCEDNGKLEKDGRAEKARKEEKNNGEKVDKAIKNEKNAKVGKGTIKPTSAKASKELISHENKAKPNKLNSARPNSQSTGEISGAHAINSTSKKGSVTKTTAATGNKKPNGISAQAAMTSEKEAPAQRKPPVPRANGASALGSAAPKRRSSTKDSAKPAHTASLKTSPRATPISSSAKAASAPATPASNGTPTPRSSRITKPPVPKQVPLPRKPPVPRAPRNGRPGSTPLPDLKNVSSKIGSTNNMKYQPGGGKVQIVHKKLDYSHVTSRCGSKDNIKHIPGGGNVQILNKKVDVSKVTSKCGSKDIIKHKPNGGDVKAESDKMNSKNKDKAGSPDGVGNGPDDHIKTVEDKQTCEKSPPVPAADAPFHGADHGAKDSGLKEGSSPALSVQAGGVGLWNTQGLEKCIPGTN
- the map4l gene encoding uncharacterized protein map4l isoform X1, with product MDFSFRDAHTDAAPKSVQDSLLKKDFLAGPEAKSFNSKVSDSVDSMDGKREGFISGIQTGGQCPGGAEKQTCNPGFLGFSQPRMNVSADINMDVAPFQYSKSPSLVEPQKTSTLYAMESPKKIQAPSKSSDTSPYISLDNSAEVRGHHWPGEDTLSTELSHSPSKAEQSPPEPLGFQGFQDRHATSEGDTECESREEVCGLLESLRSPEKTPSRSSSQEASSPPSQGENWKSEIREWGGGRIQARKNKSRKKLPEEWSTPANPSSPSPAPDSSPATIRDVDVSARDVHAIRSPSIISAEQGSASSLTPDTVTLKTLPNSVTPTAASQGNATLLSNRPEPSQSSPVVAVSSHASPDLTSGLTAPAHPTTSFPDTTTFQNVQTASGPSPPVTHSIVVDQNNATPASFSSLTKHQEPLLAKSPQLKVKKDNATQDTFPKVDERSAKEEKHEKIETTDVKTTDISNKIQDVEKQNNKCEDNGKLEKDGRAEKARKEEKNNGEKVDKAIKNEKNAKVGKGTIKPTSAKASKELISHENKAKPNKLNSARPNSQSTGEISGAHAINSTSKKGSVTKTTAATGNKKPNGISAQAAMTSEKEAPAQRKPPVPRANGASALGSAAPKRRSSTKDSAKPAHTASLKTSPRATPISSSAKAASAPATPASNGTPTPRSSRITKPPVPKQVPLPRKPPVPRAPRNGRPGSTPLPDLKNVSSKIGSTNNMKYQPGGGKVQIVHKKLDYSHVTSRCGSKDNIKHIPGGGNVQILNKKVDVSKVTSKCGSKDIIKHKPNGGDVKAESDKMNSKNKDKAGSPDGVGNGPDDHIKTVEDKQTCEKSPPVPAADAPFHGADHGAKDSGLKEGSSPALSVQAGGVGLWNTQGLEKCIPGTN